One Streptomyces fagopyri DNA window includes the following coding sequences:
- the gatC gene encoding Asp-tRNA(Asn)/Glu-tRNA(Gln) amidotransferase subunit GatC, with product MPGITREEVAHLARLARLELKAEELDHFAGQLDDIIGAVARVSEVADQDVPPTSHPLPLTNVMRADEVRPSLTPEQALSGAPAQEQQRFKVPQILGED from the coding sequence ATGCCTGGCATCACGCGCGAGGAGGTCGCCCACCTCGCACGGCTGGCGCGTCTGGAGCTGAAGGCGGAAGAGCTCGACCACTTCGCCGGCCAGCTCGACGACATCATCGGCGCGGTCGCCCGCGTCAGCGAGGTCGCCGACCAAGACGTACCGCCGACCTCTCACCCGCTGCCGCTGACGAACGTCATGCGCGCGGACGAGGTCCGCCCGTCGCTCACCCCCGAGCAGGCGCTCTCCGGCGCCCCGGCCCAGGAGCAGCAGCGTTTCAAGGTGCCGCAGATCCTGGGGGAGGACTAA
- the gatA gene encoding Asp-tRNA(Asn)/Glu-tRNA(Gln) amidotransferase subunit GatA — protein MTDTNVNIIRLTAAEIAARIAAGELTAVEVTEAHLARIEAVDEKVHAFLHVDREGALAQARAVDAKRERGEKLGPLAGVPLALKDIFTTEGIPTTVGSKILEGWIPPYDATVTKRLKAADVVILGKTNMDEFAMGSSTENSAYGPTGNPWDLSRVPGGSGGGSSAALASFEAPLAIGTDTGGSIRQPAAVTGTVGVKPTYGGVSRYGMVAFSSSLDQGGPCARTVLDAALLHEVIAGHDPLDSTSIDAPVPPVVEAARNGSVAGMRVGVVKQFRGEGYQAGVVQRFDEAVALLKDLGAEIVELDCPSFDLALSAYYLIAPSECSSNLARFDAMRYGLRVGDDGTRSAEEVTSLTREAGFGDEVKRRIMLGTYALSSGYYDAYYGSAQKVRTLITRDFEKSFEQVDVIVSPTTPTTAFPIGERADDPMAMYLADLCTIPTNLAGNAAMSLPCGLAPEDNLPVGLQIIAPAMKDDRLYKVGAAVEAAFVEKWGHPLIEEAPSL, from the coding sequence ATGACGGACACCAACGTCAACATCATCAGGCTGACGGCGGCCGAGATCGCCGCGCGGATCGCCGCGGGCGAGCTCACGGCCGTCGAGGTCACCGAGGCCCACCTCGCCCGGATCGAGGCCGTCGACGAGAAGGTGCACGCCTTCCTGCACGTCGACCGCGAGGGCGCCCTCGCCCAGGCCCGCGCCGTCGACGCGAAGCGTGAGCGCGGCGAGAAGCTCGGTCCGCTCGCCGGCGTACCGCTCGCGCTCAAGGACATCTTCACCACCGAGGGCATCCCGACCACCGTCGGTTCCAAGATCCTCGAAGGCTGGATCCCGCCCTACGACGCGACGGTCACCAAGCGGCTGAAGGCCGCCGACGTCGTCATCCTCGGCAAGACCAACATGGACGAGTTCGCCATGGGGTCCTCCACCGAGAACAGCGCGTACGGCCCCACGGGCAACCCCTGGGACCTCAGTCGCGTCCCCGGCGGCTCGGGCGGCGGTTCCTCCGCCGCGCTCGCCTCCTTCGAGGCGCCGCTCGCGATCGGCACCGACACGGGCGGCTCCATCCGCCAGCCCGCCGCCGTCACCGGCACGGTCGGCGTCAAGCCCACGTACGGCGGCGTCTCCCGCTACGGCATGGTGGCGTTCTCCTCCTCCCTCGACCAGGGCGGCCCCTGCGCCCGTACGGTCCTGGACGCGGCGCTGCTGCACGAGGTCATCGCCGGGCACGACCCGCTCGACTCGACCTCCATCGACGCGCCGGTCCCCCCGGTCGTCGAGGCCGCCCGCAACGGCTCGGTCGCGGGCATGCGCGTCGGCGTCGTCAAGCAGTTCCGCGGCGAGGGCTACCAGGCCGGTGTCGTGCAGCGCTTCGACGAGGCCGTCGCCCTGCTCAAGGACCTCGGTGCCGAGATCGTCGAGCTGGACTGCCCGTCCTTCGACCTGGCGCTCTCCGCGTACTACCTGATCGCGCCGTCCGAGTGCTCGTCCAACCTCGCCCGCTTCGACGCCATGCGCTACGGCCTGCGCGTCGGCGACGACGGCACGCGCTCCGCGGAGGAGGTCACCTCCCTCACCCGCGAGGCGGGCTTCGGCGACGAGGTCAAGCGCCGCATCATGCTCGGCACGTACGCCCTCAGCTCCGGCTACTACGACGCGTACTACGGCTCGGCGCAGAAGGTCCGCACGCTCATCACCCGCGACTTCGAGAAGTCGTTCGAGCAGGTGGATGTGATCGTCTCGCCGACCACGCCCACCACCGCCTTCCCGATCGGCGAGCGCGCCGACGACCCGATGGCGATGTACCTCGCGGACCTGTGCACCATCCCGACCAACCTGGCGGGCAACGCGGCCATGTCGCTGCCCTGCGGTCTCGCGCCGGAGGACAACCTCCCGGTCGGCCTGCAGATCATCGCCCCCGCGATGAAGGACGACCGGCTCTACAAGGTCGGCGCCGCCGTCGAGGCCGCCTTCGTGGAAAAGTGGGGACACCCGCTGATCGAGGAGGCTCCGTCGTTGTGA
- a CDS encoding helix-turn-helix transcriptional regulator produces MLGPVETRSVSPVFVGRADELGVLREALARAAGGSDAQASDTGGEPQALLLGGEAGVGKTRLIEEFATVADREGAVFACGGCVEIGADGLPFAPFSTALRALRRLLPDELAAAAAGQEDELARLLPELGATDRGRRPDEEGMARLFELTARLLERVAADRTVVVALEDLHWADASTRHLLAYLFRTLRSGRLVVVATYRADDIHRRHPLRPLLAELDRLRTVRRIELGRFTRAEVGRQIAGILAHEPDPAQVDDIFERSDGNAFFVEELAVAAHQGCRTGLTDSLRDLLLVRVEGLPESAQRIARIVAEGGSAVEYRLLAAVARLAEDDLIEALRAAVGANILLASPGGDGYRFRHSLVREAVSDDLLPGERSRFSRRYAEALEADPALVPADERATRLASYWYHAHDAAKALPAVLDASVEARCRHAHSEQLRLLERAMELWEVAPEAVRAALRPIDYVEVFPPCGHDPAAQGHPASPDLPAPLRYLDLMAEAAVAGRLSGERERALKITKRALHVLEDGSDPLRAAWFWVQRSRLVTAQARGDGWHELATARDLVRGLPPSQVHAEVLSLVAAWCMLHEPGPGALFAAERAVEYARMVGARDIELNARLTLGGLMVDAGDIEAGITEMYEVKEQVPPHGASLVAGRLHINLPSHLESVGRSRDAVPILRQGTELARKNGLLDTEAWVWGNLAESLCSLGRWDEAVEAARNALGVGVSGKPSGFGATRLADLALDRGDLPEAARQLDAARAHFGTHDPMPQHALPLVRSTIRIAAGEGRLLDARTALEQALDAGFPPGTQRYGWPLLLAAAVAEADARGLPAAEAGRDKTVRGLREAARTLATGAPVWHAHDRWVRAELRRAEGVSDPHEWAEVVSAFECLERPFDLARVRHRLADSLLAAGADEENRARATELLRLARAAAEHLGARPLADAVALLAQRARLALGKAPGPCAPGPVDPAQALGLTSRERDVLRLVAAGRSNRQIAEELFISPKTASVHVSNILAKLDVSGRGEAAALAHRLRLFPQETPTARTAG; encoded by the coding sequence ATGCTCGGGCCCGTGGAGACCAGATCCGTCAGCCCCGTGTTCGTCGGCCGCGCGGACGAACTGGGCGTCCTGCGCGAGGCGCTCGCCCGCGCCGCCGGCGGCAGCGACGCCCAGGCGTCGGACACCGGGGGCGAACCGCAGGCGCTGCTCCTCGGCGGCGAGGCCGGGGTCGGGAAGACCCGGCTGATCGAGGAGTTCGCCACCGTGGCCGACCGCGAGGGCGCCGTCTTCGCGTGCGGCGGCTGTGTCGAGATCGGCGCCGACGGACTGCCCTTCGCCCCGTTCTCCACCGCCCTGCGCGCCCTGCGCCGACTGCTCCCGGACGAGCTCGCCGCGGCCGCCGCCGGACAGGAGGACGAGCTGGCGCGGCTGCTGCCCGAACTGGGCGCGACCGACCGCGGCCGGCGACCCGACGAGGAGGGCATGGCCCGCCTCTTCGAACTCACCGCCCGCCTCCTGGAGCGCGTCGCCGCGGACCGCACGGTCGTCGTGGCCCTGGAGGACCTGCACTGGGCCGACGCCTCCACCCGCCACCTGCTGGCCTACCTCTTCCGCACGCTGCGCAGCGGACGCCTCGTCGTCGTCGCCACATACCGCGCCGACGACATCCACCGCCGCCACCCGCTGCGCCCCCTCCTCGCCGAACTCGACCGGCTGCGCACCGTCCGCCGCATCGAACTCGGCCGCTTCACCCGCGCCGAGGTCGGGCGCCAGATAGCCGGGATCCTCGCCCACGAACCCGACCCGGCCCAGGTCGACGACATCTTCGAACGCTCCGACGGCAACGCCTTCTTCGTCGAGGAACTCGCCGTCGCCGCCCACCAGGGCTGCCGCACCGGCCTCACGGACTCGCTGCGCGACCTGCTCCTCGTACGCGTCGAGGGACTGCCCGAGAGCGCCCAGCGCATCGCCCGGATCGTCGCGGAGGGCGGCTCCGCCGTCGAGTACCGGCTGCTCGCCGCCGTGGCCCGGCTCGCCGAGGACGACCTCATCGAGGCGCTGCGCGCCGCCGTCGGCGCCAACATCCTGCTCGCCTCACCCGGCGGCGACGGCTACCGCTTCCGTCACTCCCTGGTCCGCGAGGCCGTCAGCGACGACCTGCTGCCCGGCGAACGCTCCCGCTTCAGCCGACGCTACGCCGAAGCCCTGGAGGCCGACCCCGCACTCGTACCGGCCGACGAGCGCGCCACCCGCCTGGCCAGCTACTGGTACCACGCGCACGACGCGGCCAAGGCCCTGCCCGCCGTCCTGGACGCCTCCGTCGAGGCCCGCTGCCGGCATGCCCACTCCGAACAGCTCCGGCTCCTGGAGCGGGCCATGGAACTGTGGGAGGTCGCCCCCGAAGCCGTACGGGCCGCACTGCGCCCCATCGACTACGTGGAGGTGTTCCCGCCCTGCGGGCACGACCCGGCAGCCCAGGGGCACCCGGCGTCCCCGGATCTCCCGGCGCCCCTGCGCTATCTCGACCTGATGGCCGAGGCCGCCGTCGCCGGCCGGCTGTCGGGGGAGCGCGAACGGGCCCTGAAGATCACCAAGCGGGCGCTGCACGTCCTGGAGGACGGCAGCGATCCACTGCGCGCCGCCTGGTTCTGGGTCCAGCGCTCCCGTCTGGTCACGGCGCAGGCCCGCGGCGACGGGTGGCACGAACTCGCCACCGCCCGGGACCTGGTGCGCGGCCTGCCCCCGTCGCAGGTGCACGCCGAGGTGCTGTCCCTGGTCGCCGCCTGGTGCATGCTGCACGAACCGGGCCCCGGCGCCCTCTTCGCCGCCGAGCGCGCCGTGGAGTACGCGCGCATGGTCGGCGCCCGGGACATCGAACTGAACGCCCGGCTCACCCTCGGCGGCCTCATGGTCGACGCCGGGGACATCGAGGCGGGCATCACCGAGATGTACGAGGTCAAGGAGCAGGTGCCGCCGCACGGCGCGTCCCTCGTCGCGGGACGCCTCCACATCAACCTGCCGTCCCACCTGGAGTCGGTCGGCCGCTCCCGCGACGCCGTCCCGATCCTGCGGCAGGGCACCGAACTCGCCCGGAAGAACGGCCTGCTGGACACCGAGGCCTGGGTGTGGGGCAACCTCGCCGAGTCGCTCTGCTCACTCGGCCGGTGGGACGAAGCCGTCGAGGCGGCACGCAACGCGCTGGGCGTGGGAGTCAGCGGCAAACCGTCCGGCTTCGGCGCCACGCGTCTGGCGGACCTCGCCCTCGACCGCGGCGACCTGCCCGAGGCGGCACGCCAACTCGACGCCGCCCGAGCCCACTTCGGCACCCACGACCCCATGCCGCAGCACGCCCTGCCCCTCGTGCGCAGCACGATCCGCATCGCCGCCGGCGAGGGCCGCCTCCTCGACGCCCGCACCGCCCTGGAACAGGCACTGGACGCGGGCTTCCCGCCCGGTACCCAGCGCTACGGCTGGCCCCTGCTGCTCGCCGCCGCCGTCGCGGAGGCCGACGCCCGCGGACTGCCCGCCGCCGAGGCGGGGCGCGACAAGACCGTGCGCGGCCTGCGGGAAGCCGCCCGGACGCTCGCCACCGGAGCGCCGGTCTGGCACGCGCACGACCGGTGGGTGCGCGCGGAACTCCGACGGGCCGAGGGCGTCTCCGATCCGCACGAGTGGGCCGAGGTGGTCTCGGCCTTCGAATGCCTGGAACGCCCCTTCGACCTCGCCCGCGTCCGTCACCGCCTCGCCGACTCCCTGCTGGCCGCGGGGGCCGACGAGGAGAACCGGGCGCGCGCCACCGAACTCCTGCGGCTGGCCCGCGCGGCGGCCGAACACCTCGGCGCCCGCCCGCTCGCCGACGCCGTCGCGCTGCTCGCCCAGCGGGCCCGCCTCGCCCTGGGCAAAGCCCCCGGCCCCTGTGCCCCGGGCCCCGTCGACCCGGCCCAGGCACTCGGCCTCACCAGCCGTGAACGCGACGTGCTGCGCCTGGTCGCGGCCGGCCGCAGCAACCGCCAGATCGCCGAGGAGCTCTTCATCTCGCCGAAGACCGCCAGCGTCCATGTGTCGAACATCCTGGCCAAGCTCGACGTCTCGGGACGGGGAGAGGCGGCGGCACTGGCCCATCGGCTCCGGCTGTTCCCCCAGGAGACCCCCACTGCCAGGACGGCGGGCTGA
- the gatB gene encoding Asp-tRNA(Asn)/Glu-tRNA(Gln) amidotransferase subunit GatB — MTTTTDELVSYEDALATYDPVMGLEVHVELGTKTKMFCGCSTELGAEPNSQTCPTCLGMPGSLPVVNATGVESAIKIGLALHCEIAEWCRFARKNYFYPDMPKNFQTSQYDEPIAFNGYLDVQLEDGEVFRVEIERAHMEEDTGKSLHVGGATGRIHGASHSLLDYNRAGIPLIEIVTKPIEGAGERAPEVAKAYVAELRELIKALGVSEARMEQGQMRCDVNLSLRPHGREKFGTRSETKNVNSLRSVERAARFEIQRHAAVLNSGGTIIQETRHFHEDTGSTTSGRVKEEAEDYRYFPEPDLVPVAPSRDWVEELRGGLPEQPLARRNRLREEWGVSAHDMQSILNAGAIDAIVATIEAGADATSARKWWMGELARSANESGKSLEDLPITPAQVARVTQLVASGDLNDKLARQVIEGVLAGEGAPDEVVEKRGLKVVSDEGALTAAVDEAIAGNPGIADKIRGGKVQAVGALVGAVMKATRGQADAARVKELILEKLGVSEG; from the coding sequence GTGACCACCACGACCGACGAGCTGGTGTCGTACGAGGACGCCCTGGCGACGTACGACCCCGTCATGGGCCTCGAAGTCCATGTCGAGCTCGGTACCAAGACCAAGATGTTCTGCGGGTGCTCCACCGAGCTGGGCGCCGAGCCCAACTCGCAGACCTGCCCCACCTGCCTCGGCATGCCCGGCTCGCTGCCCGTCGTCAACGCGACCGGCGTCGAGTCCGCCATCAAGATCGGTCTCGCGCTGCACTGCGAGATCGCCGAGTGGTGCCGCTTCGCCCGGAAGAACTACTTCTATCCGGACATGCCGAAGAACTTCCAGACCTCCCAGTACGACGAGCCGATCGCCTTCAACGGCTACCTCGACGTGCAGCTGGAGGACGGCGAGGTCTTCCGCGTGGAGATCGAGCGCGCCCACATGGAGGAGGACACCGGTAAGTCGCTGCACGTCGGCGGTGCCACCGGCCGCATCCACGGCGCCTCGCACTCCCTGCTCGACTACAACCGCGCGGGCATCCCCCTCATCGAGATCGTCACCAAGCCGATCGAGGGCGCGGGCGAGCGCGCTCCCGAGGTCGCCAAGGCGTACGTCGCCGAACTGCGCGAGCTCATCAAGGCGCTCGGTGTCTCCGAGGCCCGCATGGAGCAGGGCCAGATGCGCTGCGACGTGAACCTGTCGCTGCGTCCGCACGGCCGGGAGAAGTTCGGGACGCGCTCCGAGACGAAGAACGTCAACTCCCTGCGTTCCGTGGAGCGTGCCGCCCGCTTCGAGATCCAGCGCCACGCCGCGGTGCTGAACTCCGGTGGCACGATCATCCAGGAGACCCGCCACTTCCACGAGGACACCGGGTCCACGACCTCGGGCCGCGTGAAGGAGGAGGCCGAGGACTACCGGTACTTCCCGGAGCCCGACCTCGTCCCCGTCGCCCCGTCCCGTGACTGGGTCGAGGAACTGCGCGGCGGTCTGCCCGAGCAGCCGCTGGCCCGCCGCAACCGGCTGCGCGAGGAGTGGGGCGTCAGTGCCCACGACATGCAGTCGATCCTCAACGCCGGCGCCATCGACGCGATCGTCGCCACGATCGAGGCCGGCGCGGACGCCACGTCCGCCCGCAAGTGGTGGATGGGCGAACTGGCCCGCAGCGCCAACGAGTCGGGCAAGTCCCTGGAGGACCTGCCCATCACCCCGGCGCAGGTGGCCCGGGTGACGCAGCTCGTGGCCTCCGGAGACCTGAACGACAAGCTCGCCCGGCAGGTCATCGAGGGCGTGCTCGCCGGCGAGGGCGCCCCCGACGAGGTCGTCGAGAAGCGCGGCCTGAAGGTCGTCTCGGACGAGGGCGCGCTCACCGCCGCCGTCGACGAGGCCATCGCCGGGAACCCGGGCATCGCCGACAAGATCCGCGGTGGCAAGGTCCAGGCCGTCGGCGCCCTGGTCGGCGCGGTCATGAAGGCGACCCGGGGACAGGCCGACGCGGCCCGCGTCAAGGAGCTCATCCTGGAGAAGCTGGGCGTCAGCGAGGGCTGA
- a CDS encoding putative bifunctional diguanylate cyclase/phosphodiesterase, whose amino-acid sequence MEPTESAAPDVRLRLRRTTGAWMAGLRTGRSSTRPGAGERDHAPFTATGATASRYTAGRGPGLPGHDPERPTAWPALPAAVVALAALVLGAGFYRAFSDHHALFPSGAVGWSLAVLTGVIVGHLVALGRARWWGGTGSGAALTLAVLLLYGWVAAGMVSLTVVVLVGAARRGRWRQGVLHGAADILGIGAGALVLAVFGRVPSVEAPWNPQSWDFYAAPQVVLVATAYLAVTRVLLWHLHAPGTGGLPTAARTALVRQGLLAVALLGIAPLICVVAVAQPMLLPLFSIPLIALDSTLWIARIRAEEQLRDPLTGLPNRQWLLERTWAALDDAERIGARSALMLIDLDRFRSVNDTLGHLAGDRLLLQIAERLRLALPRGAEAARLGGDEFAVLLPVADSTTSATRVARNLVTALGSPLDLDGLTLVLEASAGLAVFPDHALDAEGLLRRADVAMYQAKRDRTGVEVYESKRDSNTPDRLGLLGDLRRALDAGDVELHYQPKVRFDGQVAGLEALVRWVHPERGRVAPDEFIAIAESSGLMPHLTEYVLETALAQVARWRAQGLRVPVAVNVSPRDVHTPGFAGAVAARLARHGVPAGALQLEITEHVLLEDPQRAADTLAGLTGHGVKMSLDDFGTGYSSLVHLRRLPVSELKIDRSFVARLAIDNEDAEIVRCTVDLAHSLGLLVVAEGVEDDETWERLRDLGCDAVQGWLVAAAMPPDEATAWLLARGSRGWQRPRAALPAAD is encoded by the coding sequence ATGGAACCGACCGAGAGCGCCGCCCCGGACGTACGGCTGCGCCTGCGCCGGACGACCGGCGCGTGGATGGCGGGCCTCCGGACGGGACGGTCGTCGACGCGCCCCGGCGCGGGCGAGCGGGACCACGCACCCTTCACGGCCACCGGCGCCACCGCGAGCCGGTACACCGCCGGGCGCGGACCGGGCCTGCCCGGCCACGACCCCGAACGGCCCACCGCCTGGCCCGCGCTGCCCGCGGCGGTCGTCGCACTGGCCGCGCTCGTCCTCGGCGCCGGTTTCTACCGGGCGTTCAGCGACCACCACGCGCTCTTCCCGTCCGGAGCGGTCGGCTGGTCGCTGGCCGTGCTGACCGGCGTCATCGTCGGCCATCTGGTCGCCCTCGGCCGCGCCCGCTGGTGGGGCGGCACCGGCTCCGGCGCGGCCCTGACCCTCGCGGTGCTGCTGTTGTACGGCTGGGTGGCCGCCGGCATGGTCAGCCTGACCGTCGTCGTCCTGGTCGGCGCCGCGCGCCGGGGCCGCTGGCGCCAGGGAGTGCTGCACGGCGCGGCCGACATCCTCGGCATCGGCGCCGGGGCGCTGGTGCTGGCCGTGTTCGGGCGGGTGCCGTCGGTCGAGGCCCCCTGGAACCCGCAGAGCTGGGACTTCTACGCCGCGCCCCAGGTGGTGCTGGTCGCCACCGCGTACCTCGCCGTCACCCGCGTCCTGCTCTGGCACCTGCACGCGCCCGGCACCGGCGGCCTGCCGACCGCCGCCCGGACGGCCCTCGTCAGGCAGGGGCTCCTCGCGGTCGCCCTGCTCGGCATCGCGCCGCTGATCTGCGTGGTCGCCGTCGCCCAGCCGATGCTGCTGCCGCTGTTCTCGATCCCCCTGATCGCGCTCGACTCCACGCTGTGGATCGCCCGCATACGCGCCGAGGAGCAACTGCGCGATCCGCTGACCGGGCTGCCCAACCGGCAGTGGCTGCTCGAACGCACCTGGGCGGCCCTGGACGACGCCGAACGCATAGGCGCGCGTTCGGCGTTGATGCTGATCGACCTCGACCGCTTCCGTTCGGTGAACGACACACTGGGGCATCTCGCCGGGGACCGACTGCTGCTCCAGATAGCCGAACGGCTGCGGCTGGCGCTGCCGCGCGGGGCGGAGGCCGCGCGACTCGGCGGTGACGAGTTCGCCGTGTTACTGCCCGTCGCCGACTCCACGACGTCGGCCACCCGGGTGGCCCGCAACCTCGTCACCGCGCTCGGATCGCCGCTCGACCTCGACGGGCTCACCCTCGTCCTGGAGGCCAGCGCCGGACTCGCCGTCTTCCCCGACCACGCGCTCGACGCGGAGGGACTGCTGCGGCGGGCGGACGTGGCGATGTACCAGGCGAAGCGGGACCGTACGGGGGTGGAGGTCTACGAGTCCAAGCGGGACTCGAACACACCGGACAGGCTCGGTCTGCTGGGGGACCTGCGGCGGGCCCTCGACGCCGGTGACGTCGAACTGCACTACCAGCCGAAGGTCCGCTTCGACGGACAGGTGGCCGGCCTGGAGGCACTCGTCCGCTGGGTGCACCCCGAGCGCGGCAGGGTCGCGCCGGACGAGTTCATCGCCATCGCCGAGTCGTCCGGGCTGATGCCGCACCTCACCGAGTACGTCCTGGAGACGGCCCTCGCGCAGGTCGCGCGGTGGCGGGCGCAGGGCCTGCGGGTGCCGGTCGCGGTGAACGTCTCACCACGCGACGTGCACACCCCGGGCTTCGCCGGCGCGGTCGCCGCCCGGCTCGCCCGGCACGGGGTGCCCGCCGGGGCCCTTCAGTTGGAGATCACCGAACACGTACTGCTGGAGGACCCGCAGCGCGCCGCCGACACCCTGGCCGGGCTGACAGGGCACGGGGTCAAGATGTCGCTGGACGACTTCGGCACCGGGTACTCCTCGCTGGTCCATCTGCGCCGCCTGCCCGTCAGCGAACTGAAGATCGACCGGTCCTTCGTCGCGCGGCTCGCCATCGACAACGAGGACGCGGAGATCGTGCGCTGCACGGTGGACCTCGCGCACTCGCTCGGGCTGCTGGTCGTCGCGGAGGGCGTCGAGGACGACGAGACGTGGGAGCGGCTGCGCGACCTGGGCTGCGACGCGGTGCAGGGCTGGCTGGTCGCCGCCGCGATGCCACCGGACGAGGCCACGGCGTGGCTGCTGGCCCGGGGTTCGCGAGGCTGGCAGCGCCCGCGCGCCGCGCTACCGGCGGCGGACTAG
- a CDS encoding GNAT family N-acetyltransferase, which produces MYAISLGDDGAELRPLEPWHAEEFLAHLERGREFIGQYIPFGSGATDVASAREVLQRYADHRAADTGSLHGLWLEGRLVGGVLFLNFDAAQGNCEVGCWLEPAGTGRGLVTRAMRLLIDWAVEKRGIHRVEWIAASANEPSVNGARRLGMTRDAVLRESFPYRGVRHDMEVWSVLAPDWRAARARTND; this is translated from the coding sequence ATGTACGCGATATCCCTGGGAGACGACGGCGCGGAACTGCGCCCCCTGGAGCCCTGGCACGCCGAGGAGTTCCTCGCCCATCTGGAACGGGGGAGGGAGTTCATCGGGCAGTACATCCCGTTCGGTTCGGGCGCCACGGACGTGGCGTCCGCGCGGGAGGTGCTCCAGCGGTACGCCGACCACCGTGCCGCCGACACCGGATCCCTGCACGGCCTGTGGCTGGAGGGAAGACTCGTGGGCGGCGTGCTCTTCCTGAACTTCGACGCGGCACAGGGCAACTGCGAGGTCGGCTGCTGGCTGGAACCCGCCGGTACCGGACGGGGCCTGGTCACGCGCGCGATGCGGCTGCTCATCGACTGGGCCGTCGAGAAACGCGGGATCCACCGGGTGGAATGGATCGCCGCCTCGGCCAACGAACCGAGCGTGAACGGCGCCCGGCGGCTGGGCATGACCCGGGACGCGGTGCTGCGGGAGAGCTTCCCCTACCGGGGCGTACGCCACGACATGGAGGTCTGGTCGGTGCTCGCGCCCGACTGGCGGGCGGCACGCGCGCGGACGAACGACTGA